DNA from Agarilytica rhodophyticola:
TTGGTATGAAATAAAAACTAAACACAACAAATGTGTTGGCGTTAAAGATGCTTCTAATGCTAACGGAGCTAACATTCAACAATGGGAATGCTTTGAAGGTGGAAATTTACAATTTAAACCCATAAAGAAACAAGGTGATTGGTTTGAGTTACGTGCAAGACACAGTGATAAGTGTCTTGATATAGAAGCAAGCTCATCAACCAATGGTACCAATATACAGCAGTGGCAATGTACGGGAGGAAACAACCAATTATTTAGATTTAAATAGTATGTAGGTCTGTAAACTTCGCCGGCTTTTCCTATTGGCCGGCTTTTTTATTACTCAAATAGCGCGCCTATGTGATCTATCCATAGTGAAGCCTGTTAAAGAAGCACAAGGTTTTAGCAATATTAGTATGCCAATAACTCCAATTATGTCCCCCATTGTTCTTCTCAAAAATATGGGAAATACCTTCATCAGTTAATTTTTTTGACAGATTAATATTGCTTTGAATTAAGCGGTCGGATAGGCCGCAGTCAAAACGTATCGGGGGTAAACACTCAGAGTTAGATAACAACCAGTGAATAATTGACGTTTCCATATGGTCTTGACCAATATAAACATTTATAGAGTAGTCTAAGAAATGTGCTAGATCATCTAGATTTGTTACCGCCGAGTGAGCGGATATGCCATGGATAAGATCTACGTATTTAGCACCTAAACGTAATGCACCATATCCCCCCATAGAAAGTCCACACAAGTAAATTTTTGATTTATTACTCACGTTACAGACATTCTCTATTACTGAGGCTCTAACATCTTCAATAATCCACGCTTCATAGTTTTTGACGCCTTCAGAGGTCGCAATCGGCAAATAGGCTGATCCCGCTTTATAACCACCATCTGAAGGCATAACCAAAATAAAATCACCTAAACCCTGGTGACGTAAACGCTCGTAGACATGGTGAACACCGCCAAGATGCATCCACACCCATTGACTGCCATAAACACCATGGAGAAGAAAGATTATGGGTACATCACTACCCTCAGCTAGGACATTATAAATGCATACATCACTGCGGCCATCAAGAAAAGATGAATGAAGAGTATAATACATTGTATTATTAGGAGAGAACTCTGGATTAGATGCTTCGACTCTAATAACTGCCATTTTTTTGGTTTCCTATTTCTATTCACTGGCTTCATTAAAAACGACAACAGCTTTCGCTACTTTGCCTTCTAGCATATCGGAAAACCCTTGATTTAATTCATCTAAGGTGTAGGTTTTTGTAACGAGTTCATCTAGTTTGAGTCTACCTTGTTGGTATAAAGATAGTATTTTTCTAAAATCAACTTCAGGTTTACATTGGCCATATAGCGGATTAATGTAATACTTATCCCATTCGAACAAGGAACAATCAAAATTAATTGTTTGTTCAATACCACTTACCTGAACAGCTATACCTGCGTTACGAATTAAAGCCAAAGGTACTGCCCCTAGTGTTGGCACGGCAGTGCATTCAAAAGCATAATCAGCCCCGATATTATTAGTAATCTGTTTAACTTGTGATATCGCCTGAATTAAGCCTGCATCTTTTTTATCTGCTAGGATGGTATGAGTAGCACCAAAAAGCTTTGCCTGCTCTAGGCGTTGCCCTTTTAAATCAATTGCTATAATTGTTGCAGCACCAGAAATTTTAGCGGCTTGAATAACATTTAAGCCAACACCGCCGCATCCCACTACACAGATACTTGATCCTGCTTTTACATTAGCGGCATTCACAACCGAACCGTAGCCGGTCATCACACCACAACCTATAATCGATGCACTAGTATAAGGGATATCAATCGAAGACTTAACCACAGCAGCTTCTTTAACAACAGTAAATTCACATAAAGTACCTAGATGAAAAGAACGCTCAATAGGCTTTCCGTTTAACATAGATGCACCAGGATGGGCATGTCCATTTTTACTGGAACTTATCACTGCATTATTATTGTGACAAATGTGCAAGTTTCCATGCTGACATTGAAAACAATTACCGCAAGGAATCGCCCAATTCAGTATCACGTTGTCACCAGGCTTTACTTTAGTTACCTCTGGCCCGATATTTCTAACGATACCTGCGCCCTCATGTCCAATGATAAAAGGGTTGCGCCATGTGCGAATAGAGTCCCAGTCTGTATGACAAATACCAGAAGCTCTTAACTCAACTAAAATTTCATCCCCTATGGGATCACCTACTTCAATATTTTCAACACAAAAGGCACCCTTACCATCCGCAACTGCGGCTCTTGAAATAACCATACTTTATTTCCCGTAATTATGTTGTAGAATAAATTAACAATGCTCGACGAAAGAGTAATTAAGCTAAAACTTGTTTACCTTAACTTAACGAGCTCCAATAAAAATAATATGAAAACCCATTTGAGTGCTGAGGCCGTATATGGCGCAAAAATCCAAAGTATATTGTGAACCGTTTTGTATTAAAGACGGATATGACTTCGAAATTCACCACGTGATGTATGGTGAACACGATAATTACTCATGTTTTACGCATTTCCATGAAGTTCATGAGCTTATTTTTTTTGAAAAAGTCGAAGGGACATTTTATTATCATCAGGGTCAATCTTCGTTGCAAGACTACGATATAGTTTTTACTCCCGCTATGGAAACTCATGATTTCTCTTTAAAAAGTAAAGAAAAGTCGTGGTTTATCGTACAGTTTTCATCAAAAATACTTGAATCAGAAGGGCTTAAAAACGGAGCATCAATATTTCAAACTGGAACACATTTTAGACTTGACAAAAAATATATTGCTCAATTGCAGCAAATTATAAAGTGGTCACATGAGAGCTTTGTCGAATCGCCCTTTTCTCATAAAAGTTTAGCGCTACTAAAGTTAGCAATTATTATACTAACTGAACACTCACAACCATTAAAAGCACATCAAGTCCATATACAAAATAAAAATTCAAATTTTGACAAAATCTACCCTGTAGTAAACCTCTTTAGAACACAGCAGGTGGTAGACATAAGCCTTCAACAGGCTGCTGATCTTTGTAATCTTTCGGCATCATATTTCTCTCGCTTATTTAAAAATGTATTCCGCCAACCCTTCTCTGAATATATTATTCATCATAAGCTTTATAATGCCGCACGTATACTCTCTCAAGAAAATACTTCGATCACAGAAATCAGCTACTCACTTAATTTCTCTAGCCCTTCTCATTTCATTACTTTATTTAAAAAAAAATTTGGCCAAACACCAAAAAAATATCGGA
Protein-coding regions in this window:
- a CDS encoding Zn-dependent alcohol dehydrogenase, which codes for MVISRAAVADGKGAFCVENIEVGDPIGDEILVELRASGICHTDWDSIRTWRNPFIIGHEGAGIVRNIGPEVTKVKPGDNVILNWAIPCGNCFQCQHGNLHICHNNNAVISSSKNGHAHPGASMLNGKPIERSFHLGTLCEFTVVKEAAVVKSSIDIPYTSASIIGCGVMTGYGSVVNAANVKAGSSICVVGCGGVGLNVIQAAKISGAATIIAIDLKGQRLEQAKLFGATHTILADKKDAGLIQAISQVKQITNNIGADYAFECTAVPTLGAVPLALIRNAGIAVQVSGIEQTINFDCSLFEWDKYYINPLYGQCKPEVDFRKILSLYQQGRLKLDELVTKTYTLDELNQGFSDMLEGKVAKAVVVFNEASE
- a CDS encoding alpha/beta hydrolase, which produces MAVIRVEASNPEFSPNNTMYYTLHSSFLDGRSDVCIYNVLAEGSDVPIIFLLHGVYGSQWVWMHLGGVHHVYERLRHQGLGDFILVMPSDGGYKAGSAYLPIATSEGVKNYEAWIIEDVRASVIENVCNVSNKSKIYLCGLSMGGYGALRLGAKYVDLIHGISAHSAVTNLDDLAHFLDYSINVYIGQDHMETSIIHWLLSNSECLPPIRFDCGLSDRLIQSNINLSKKLTDEGISHIFEKNNGGHNWSYWHTNIAKTLCFFNRLHYG
- a CDS encoding AraC family transcriptional regulator, whose product is MAQKSKVYCEPFCIKDGYDFEIHHVMYGEHDNYSCFTHFHEVHELIFFEKVEGTFYYHQGQSSLQDYDIVFTPAMETHDFSLKSKEKSWFIVQFSSKILESEGLKNGASIFQTGTHFRLDKKYIAQLQQIIKWSHESFVESPFSHKSLALLKLAIIILTEHSQPLKAHQVHIQNKNSNFDKIYPVVNLFRTQQVVDISLQQAADLCNLSASYFSRLFKNVFRQPFSEYIIHHKLYNAARILSQENTSITEISYSLNFSSPSHFITLFKKKFGQTPKKYRTATNSCNKVD